From Equus asinus isolate D_3611 breed Donkey chromosome 14, EquAss-T2T_v2, whole genome shotgun sequence, one genomic window encodes:
- the LOC106846160 gene encoding collagen alpha-2(I) chain-like: MPKKRLPEGYRRHKPISGRPGMQNPAQRDAGPGSAAPRKDSGSRPPEQAAAAAQQQAVGKRNVEARGPPPFEGPSGMASFMGLPFVSTHRLWATSTSSTPVASRTSPSTCTCSPRSL, translated from the exons ATGCCCAAAAAGAGGCTGCCTGAGGGATACAGGCGGCACAAACCAATTTCGGGAAGACCTGGGATGCAGAACCCTGCACAGAGAG atgcgGGACCCGGTTCTGCGGCTccccggaaggacagcggctcccgccccccggagcaggcggctgcagcggcgcagcagcaggccgtgggcaag AGGAATGTTGAAGCAAGAGGGCCTCCTCCTTTCGAAGGACCATCTGGCATGGCCAGCTTTATGGGGCTGCCCTTTGTTTCCACTCACAGGCTCTGggccacctccacctcctccaccccGGTGGCCTCTAGGACCTCACCCTCCACCTGCACCTGCTCCCCTCG GTCTCTGTGA